One Angustibacter luteus genomic window carries:
- a CDS encoding YggS family pyridoxal phosphate-dependent enzyme yields MSGQDGRRRDELAAGLSQVRQRIDRACAGAQRDPAEVTLVVVTKTFPASDVAALVDLGVRDVGENRDQDAAAKVLATDVLLAAGQSRPRWHFVGQLQRNKAASVARYADVVHSVDRLALARALGKAAHQAGRRLEVLLQVSLDDPQGASGRGGVAPSELLDLAAGVAGTEGLDLRGLMAVAPLDGPPGPAFARLAGLAGQLREQHQGATWISAGMSGDLEEAVAHGATHLRVGSAVLGSRPSLR; encoded by the coding sequence GTGAGCGGCCAGGACGGTCGGCGTCGCGACGAGCTGGCCGCCGGGCTGTCCCAGGTGCGCCAGCGGATCGACCGGGCCTGCGCCGGGGCCCAGCGGGATCCGGCCGAGGTGACGCTGGTCGTGGTGACCAAGACGTTCCCCGCCTCGGACGTGGCTGCGCTCGTCGACCTGGGCGTCCGCGACGTCGGGGAGAACCGCGACCAGGACGCGGCAGCCAAGGTGCTGGCGACCGACGTCCTGCTGGCGGCAGGGCAGTCGCGGCCCCGATGGCACTTCGTGGGCCAGCTGCAGCGCAACAAGGCTGCCTCGGTGGCGCGCTACGCCGACGTCGTCCACTCGGTGGACCGACTGGCCCTCGCTCGAGCGCTGGGCAAGGCGGCACACCAGGCAGGCCGTCGCCTGGAGGTGCTGTTGCAGGTCTCGTTGGATGACCCGCAGGGCGCGAGCGGACGCGGCGGCGTCGCGCCGTCCGAGCTGCTGGACCTGGCAGCCGGGGTGGCGGGCACGGAGGGGCTCGACCTGCGCGGCCTGATGGCCGTCGCACCGCTCGACGGACCGCCCGGGCCCGCGTTCGCCCGGCTCGCCGGGCTGGCTGGCCAGCTGCGCGAGCAGCACCAGGGCGCCACCTGGATCTCGGCCGGCATGAGCGGTGACCTCGAGGAGGCGGTGGCACATGGTGCGACACACCTGCGTGTCGGGAGCGCGGTCCTCGGATCACGTCCGTCACTCCGGTAA
- a CDS encoding cell division protein SepF, protein MSGALRKTMVYLGLAEDDEHYEDELYEEYDDETSQRPEVPRSERSQVTPLPTRSLARVVPGSGHGDLHRITTIHPRTYNEAKTIGESFREGVPVIMNLSDMGDSDAKRLVDFAAGLVFGLHGSIERVTNKVFLLSPAHIEVTAEDKEPTNTAGLFNQS, encoded by the coding sequence ATGTCAGGTGCGCTGCGCAAGACCATGGTGTACCTCGGGCTGGCCGAGGACGACGAGCACTATGAAGACGAGCTGTACGAGGAGTACGACGACGAGACCTCGCAGCGTCCCGAGGTGCCGCGCTCGGAGCGAAGCCAGGTCACGCCGCTGCCGACCCGGTCGCTGGCTCGGGTCGTCCCGGGGTCCGGTCACGGGGACCTGCACCGGATCACCACGATCCACCCGCGGACGTACAACGAGGCGAAGACCATCGGGGAGTCGTTCCGCGAGGGCGTGCCGGTGATCATGAACCTCAGCGACATGGGGGACTCGGACGCCAAGCGCCTCGTGGACTTCGCCGCGGGACTGGTGTTCGGCCTGCACGGCTCCATCGAGCGGGTGACGAACAAGGTGTTCCTGCTCTCGCCGGCGCACATCGAGGTGACGGCCGAGGACAAGGAGCCGACGAACACGGCTGGCTTGTTCAACCAGAGCTGA
- a CDS encoding YggT family protein, protein MSLIVGLLGLVVLVFFVFLIGRLVLDWIQAFARDWRPKGITLVLAEAVYTVTDPPLRALRRVIPPLRIGQVQLDLAFMILFIVTLLLLQLLR, encoded by the coding sequence GTGTCGCTGATCGTCGGCCTGCTCGGCCTCGTCGTCCTGGTGTTCTTCGTGTTCCTGATCGGGCGCCTGGTGCTCGACTGGATCCAGGCCTTCGCGCGGGACTGGCGGCCCAAGGGGATCACCCTGGTGCTTGCCGAGGCCGTCTACACCGTCACGGACCCACCGCTGCGCGCCCTGCGCCGGGTGATCCCGCCCCTGCGGATCGGCCAGGTCCAGCTGGACCTCGCCTTCATGATCCTGTTCATCGTGACGCTGCTGCTGCTCCAGCTGCTGCGCTAA